The following proteins are co-located in the Mycolicibacterium goodii genome:
- the istB gene encoding IS21-like element helper ATPase IstB, which produces MTTTTSDAVPTPSTAAQASLYQRLRGHLAVLKLHDAAEALPSVLDRAQAEGTSMTAALEQLLSIEVEATEARRLAGRLRFACLPTPASLEDFDYDAAPGLDRKLIAELGTCRYLETATNVLLIGPPGVGKTHLSVGLARAAAHAGYRTYFTTAADLAARCHRAAIEGRWATTMRFYAGPTLLVIDELGYLPLPGEAASALFQVVAQRYMKTSIVITTNRGVGEWGEVLGDTTVAAAMLDRLLHRSVVLNLDGNSYRLRDHHARSENLRKATTGTRQPLQ; this is translated from the coding sequence ATGACCACCACTACTTCGGATGCGGTGCCCACGCCCAGCACCGCCGCCCAAGCCAGCCTCTACCAACGCCTGCGTGGCCATCTGGCCGTGCTCAAACTCCACGACGCCGCCGAAGCGCTGCCCTCGGTGCTCGACCGCGCTCAGGCCGAGGGCACCTCGATGACCGCCGCCCTGGAGCAACTGCTGTCGATCGAGGTTGAAGCCACCGAGGCCCGCCGTCTGGCCGGCCGGTTGCGGTTCGCCTGCCTGCCCACCCCAGCCTCCCTGGAGGACTTCGACTACGACGCCGCCCCCGGACTGGACCGCAAGCTCATCGCCGAGCTCGGCACCTGCCGCTATCTCGAGACCGCCACCAACGTGCTGCTCATCGGACCACCAGGGGTCGGCAAGACACATCTGTCGGTGGGGTTGGCCCGCGCGGCTGCTCACGCTGGATATCGCACCTACTTCACCACCGCCGCCGACCTTGCCGCACGGTGTCACCGCGCGGCGATCGAGGGACGCTGGGCCACCACCATGCGGTTTTACGCCGGGCCGACGCTGCTGGTGATCGACGAACTGGGCTATCTCCCATTGCCCGGCGAGGCTGCCTCGGCGTTGTTTCAGGTTGTGGCGCAACGCTATATGAAGACCTCGATCGTGATAACCACCAATCGAGGCGTCGGCGAATGGGGTGAGGTCCTTGGCGATACCACCGTGGCCGCCGCGATGCTCGACCGGCTCCTGCACCGCTCAGTCGTGCTCAACCTCGACGGCAACTCCTACCGCCTTCGCGACCACCACGCCCGATCCGAGAACCTCCGCAAAGCAACCACCGGAACCCGACAACCACTACAGTGA
- a CDS encoding Mu transposase domain-containing protein, whose amino-acid sequence MLTWEDDLEIHALRKRGWSISAIARHTNKNRRTVRNYLNGVTTPGVRKPAAVDPFEPFVAYVTARLTEDPHLWARTLCDELEDLGYAMSYPTLTRQIRARNLRPHCPDCANPADRANSVIDHPPGDETQWDWLDLPNPPASWGWGAMAHLLVGSLAYSSRWRAVLAPAMTQPHLVDGLDRISRKLGGLTRTWRFDRMATVCDPGSGRVTASFAGVAKHYGVMVAICPPKRGNRKGVVEKANHTAAQRWWRNLSDDLTVEQAQDRLDDFCRVRADARLRPTDDGKLSVAALAATEPLAPLPDVAYPLILSEDRTVSRQAMVSYRGNRYSVPPELASATVSITHVLGSDVIDIVTASQITIARHRLAADGAGVMVRDHGHVVALDQLAMTAAATGGRAHRRKERIPPGPAALAAAEVLRLNTSDPESAITVDTLGAPTTVIDLSTYERAARGRNTLS is encoded by the coding sequence ATGCTCACATGGGAGGACGACTTGGAGATACACGCCCTACGTAAACGAGGCTGGTCGATCTCGGCCATTGCCCGTCACACGAACAAGAACCGCCGAACGGTCCGCAACTACCTCAACGGTGTCACCACCCCGGGCGTGCGCAAACCGGCCGCCGTTGATCCGTTTGAACCGTTCGTCGCTTACGTCACCGCCCGATTGACCGAGGACCCGCACCTGTGGGCCCGCACGCTGTGCGACGAACTCGAAGACCTGGGTTACGCGATGTCGTATCCGACGCTGACCCGCCAGATCCGGGCCCGAAACCTGCGCCCGCACTGCCCGGACTGCGCCAACCCCGCCGACCGCGCCAACTCCGTCATCGATCACCCGCCCGGGGACGAAACCCAATGGGACTGGCTTGATCTGCCCAACCCACCCGCCTCATGGGGGTGGGGCGCAATGGCGCATCTGCTGGTCGGGTCGCTGGCGTATTCCAGTCGCTGGCGGGCAGTGTTGGCGCCGGCGATGACCCAACCGCACCTCGTGGACGGTCTGGACCGGATCTCGCGCAAACTGGGTGGACTGACCCGCACCTGGCGCTTCGATCGCATGGCGACGGTCTGCGATCCTGGCTCGGGCCGGGTCACCGCGTCGTTCGCCGGGGTGGCCAAGCATTACGGGGTGATGGTGGCGATCTGCCCACCCAAGCGAGGCAACCGCAAAGGTGTGGTCGAGAAGGCCAATCACACTGCCGCCCAGCGGTGGTGGCGCAACCTTTCTGATGACCTCACGGTCGAACAGGCCCAAGATCGCCTCGACGACTTCTGTCGAGTCCGTGCCGATGCCCGGCTGCGGCCCACTGACGACGGCAAGCTATCGGTGGCCGCTCTGGCTGCCACCGAGCCCTTGGCGCCGCTGCCCGATGTCGCTTATCCGCTGATCCTCAGCGAGGACCGCACAGTGTCACGGCAGGCCATGGTCTCCTACCGGGGTAACCGCTACTCGGTGCCCCCGGAGTTGGCGTCGGCGACGGTCAGCATCACCCACGTGCTGGGATCTGACGTCATCGACATCGTCACCGCCTCCCAGATCACCATCGCCCGCCACCGGTTGGCCGCCGACGGCGCCGGGGTGATGGTCCGCGATCACGGCCACGTCGTCGCCTTGGATCAGCTGGCGATGACCGCCGCCGCCACCGGTGGGCGAGCCCATCGCCGCAAGGAACGCATCCCACCCGGGCCAGCTGCGTTGGCAGCCGCAGAAGTATTGCGGCTCAACACCTCTGATCCTGAATCAGCAATAACAGTCGACACTCTCGGCGCACCGACGACCGTGATCGATCTGTCCACCTACGAACGCGCCGCCCGCGGAAGGAACACCTTGTCATGA
- a CDS encoding alpha/beta fold hydrolase, whose product MLAPNDIHVHHGQAWIDPGRSVRLGYTVAAPPEPDKTALLLHGAPQTRYEWRKVVRPLVEAGYRLIMPDYRGAGASSKPRDGYDSWTMSADIHALVRDALGVDEPVSLVGHDVGSMLALSYCLRYRADVLSATFMEAPLPGTTYYERRTVQKSGWHFAFNANPDIAVYLTHGRERWYINRFYDELTYQPDAITGQDLDVYARAFEAPGAMRALCETYRELDHNAELNRAAVVKDGKLEMPVLASGGASNPLAENFLPMCEEIAESVMGHLVPDCGHWIPEEQPEYFAKMFCDFDARVRDQRVRDR is encoded by the coding sequence ATGCTGGCTCCCAATGACATTCACGTTCATCATGGGCAGGCCTGGATCGATCCGGGCCGTTCCGTACGCCTCGGCTATACCGTCGCCGCGCCGCCGGAACCGGACAAGACGGCGTTGCTGCTGCACGGTGCCCCGCAAACCCGATATGAATGGCGAAAGGTCGTGAGGCCGTTGGTCGAGGCGGGTTACCGCCTCATCATGCCGGACTATCGCGGCGCCGGAGCGTCCAGTAAACCCCGTGATGGTTATGACAGCTGGACCATGTCCGCGGACATCCATGCACTCGTCCGCGACGCCCTGGGGGTCGACGAACCGGTTTCTCTCGTCGGTCACGATGTGGGGTCGATGCTGGCCCTCAGCTATTGCCTGCGGTACCGGGCGGACGTGCTCAGCGCTACATTCATGGAGGCTCCGCTGCCGGGAACCACCTACTACGAACGACGCACCGTGCAAAAATCCGGGTGGCACTTCGCCTTCAATGCCAACCCTGACATCGCGGTGTATCTCACCCATGGACGTGAACGCTGGTACATCAACCGGTTCTATGACGAACTGACTTACCAGCCCGACGCCATCACCGGTCAGGACCTCGATGTCTACGCCCGCGCGTTCGAGGCCCCCGGCGCCATGCGGGCATTGTGCGAGACCTACCGGGAGCTCGATCACAATGCTGAATTGAACCGCGCCGCTGTAGTGAAGGATGGCAAACTCGAAATGCCTGTTCTGGCGTCGGGCGGGGCGAGCAATCCTCTTGCCGAGAACTTCCTGCCCATGTGTGAAGAAATCGCCGAGTCGGTGATGGGCCATCTGGTACCGGACTGCGGGCACTGGATTCCTGAGGAACAACCCGAGTACTTCGCGAAGATGTTCTGCGACTTCGACGCACGGGTTCGAGATCAACGTGTCCGCGACCGCTAA
- a CDS encoding helix-turn-helix domain-containing protein gives MTRRSMELCTYLRTRREAVSPQEAGLIPGDDRRVRGLRREEVALLAGLSTDYYRRLEQGREHHPSLQVLGALARALRLDSHATAYLVSLVYPAPATTPARPNTAVPTGIQLLLDTALPVPAVVVDVAQNVLAINSLGRAMYSGFGRIDNLARMVFLDPAAERFYADWPQVASHIVANLRSGLIDFPADPRISAVVDQISAHSSVFADLWATQEVRPRTSGDKLFNHPQLGPLHLHFEALEITAAPDQRLFIYNSPEDGSAPDAVTLLGALAATTALR, from the coding sequence ATGACGCGCCGATCGATGGAGCTTTGTACTTACCTGCGCACCCGCCGTGAAGCGGTGTCCCCGCAAGAAGCAGGGCTGATACCCGGCGACGACCGGCGGGTGCGCGGTCTTCGCCGTGAGGAGGTGGCCCTGCTGGCTGGACTGAGTACCGATTACTACCGCCGATTGGAACAGGGGCGGGAGCACCACCCATCCTTGCAGGTGCTTGGTGCGCTGGCGCGAGCGCTGCGGCTGGATTCCCACGCCACCGCCTATCTTGTCTCGCTGGTGTACCCCGCCCCCGCAACCACACCGGCCCGCCCGAACACCGCAGTTCCGACCGGGATTCAGCTTCTCCTCGATACGGCATTACCCGTACCGGCCGTTGTCGTCGATGTCGCACAGAACGTTCTGGCCATCAACTCGCTCGGCCGAGCGATGTACAGCGGGTTCGGTCGCATCGACAACCTCGCACGCATGGTCTTCCTTGATCCGGCAGCCGAGCGTTTCTACGCCGACTGGCCGCAGGTGGCCAGTCACATCGTCGCGAACCTGCGATCGGGTCTGATCGACTTTCCGGCTGACCCCCGTATTTCTGCTGTCGTTGACCAGATTTCGGCTCACAGCTCCGTGTTCGCCGACCTCTGGGCCACCCAGGAGGTGCGACCGCGCACAAGCGGGGACAAGTTGTTCAACCATCCTCAACTCGGTCCACTGCACCTGCACTTCGAGGCACTGGAGATCACCGCGGCCCCCGACCAGCGGCTGTTCATCTACAACTCGCCGGAAGACGGCTCGGCACCCGATGCCGTGACCCTGTTGGGCGCGCTCGCCGCGACAACTGCCTTGCGGTGA
- a CDS encoding maleylpyruvate isomerase family mycothiol-dependent enzyme, which translates to MDHIGVIGRESARLAAVLVDIDPDLRCPTCPEFSAADLLWHLTNVHFLWAEILSRRVLDAGEIPAIQARKPDRPATMADMVPILERATGSMLAALASHEDSQACWSWWPADQSVGFSRRMQTYEALMHRVDAELVAGLPVTPFADDVAAGAVDHAVDVMWGWPGYGETYRAEAVVELIATDTGQIWLAEVGSWWKPDGAGPFPNAIRATTGDPEVAVRAPVLDLALWTWTRGGSVQVSGTSAARAALDAVLAKGIQG; encoded by the coding sequence GTGGACCACATCGGCGTCATCGGTCGGGAGTCGGCACGACTGGCAGCGGTGCTTGTGGACATCGACCCCGATTTGCGTTGTCCCACCTGCCCGGAATTCAGTGCCGCGGACCTGCTCTGGCATCTGACGAATGTGCATTTCTTGTGGGCGGAGATCCTCTCGCGGCGGGTGCTGGACGCCGGCGAGATCCCGGCCATCCAGGCCAGAAAGCCAGATCGCCCCGCCACGATGGCGGACATGGTGCCGATACTGGAGCGCGCGACTGGCTCAATGCTCGCCGCGTTGGCATCCCATGAGGATTCGCAGGCGTGCTGGTCGTGGTGGCCGGCTGATCAATCCGTGGGATTCAGCCGGCGGATGCAAACTTATGAGGCGCTCATGCACCGGGTCGACGCCGAGCTGGTCGCCGGTCTGCCTGTAACTCCCTTCGCTGACGACGTCGCGGCGGGCGCGGTGGACCACGCCGTGGACGTGATGTGGGGCTGGCCGGGGTACGGCGAAACCTATCGCGCCGAAGCGGTTGTGGAGTTGATTGCCACAGACACCGGCCAGATCTGGCTGGCCGAGGTGGGTTCCTGGTGGAAGCCGGACGGCGCGGGTCCATTTCCCAATGCGATTCGTGCGACGACCGGGGATCCAGAAGTTGCCGTCCGCGCGCCGGTTCTCGATCTGGCGTTGTGGACGTGGACCCGGGGCGGTTCGGTACAGGTGTCCGGCACATCCGCTGCCCGGGCAGCCCTCGATGCCGTGCTCGCCAAAGGGATACAGGGATAA
- a CDS encoding sigma-70 family RNA polymerase sigma factor — MRQLDQHEPVSNIGRRRSIGLAQPHAVGRRSVDNRQGYDNATPTLADRQHSQNDRFVREIEAVRDFLMGNAIRLTRQRADAEDLVQETLLKAYASFHGFHEGTQLKSWLARIMANTWIDRYRATQRRPAEQLGLDITDMSLASDASRARRGEEAKSAESKALQALPGDAELALCQLPLDLREIVYYACIAGYRNTEIAAMLGIPAGTVGSKLHRGKAMLRDALTDLDFAAGDRIRDATKDIRHPRPNSQDSIMIHRAS; from the coding sequence ATGCGACAGCTCGATCAGCACGAGCCCGTCTCGAACATCGGCCGTAGGCGGTCAATCGGACTTGCTCAGCCCCACGCAGTGGGCCGGCGTTCTGTCGACAACCGGCAAGGCTACGACAACGCGACGCCCACGCTTGCGGACCGTCAACACAGCCAGAACGATCGATTTGTTCGCGAGATCGAGGCAGTTCGCGACTTCCTCATGGGGAATGCGATCCGGCTGACCCGGCAACGCGCAGATGCCGAGGACCTGGTGCAAGAGACGTTGCTCAAAGCCTACGCATCGTTCCACGGGTTTCATGAGGGAACGCAGCTCAAGTCCTGGCTTGCGCGAATCATGGCCAACACTTGGATCGACAGATACCGCGCAACACAGCGACGCCCCGCAGAGCAGCTCGGGCTTGATATCACCGATATGTCGCTGGCCTCCGACGCATCCCGCGCGCGCCGCGGTGAGGAGGCGAAATCTGCAGAGAGCAAGGCGCTGCAGGCGCTTCCCGGTGACGCCGAGCTGGCCTTGTGCCAGCTGCCTCTCGATCTCCGCGAAATCGTGTACTACGCATGCATCGCCGGGTATCGCAACACCGAAATAGCCGCCATGCTGGGGATCCCGGCGGGAACGGTAGGGTCAAAACTGCACCGCGGCAAGGCCATGCTTCGCGATGCCCTGACCGATCTGGATTTCGCTGCCGGTGACCGTATCCGAGATGCCACCAAGGATATTCGTCATCCGAGGCCAAACTCGCAGGACAGCATCATGATCCATCGCGCCTCGTAG
- a CDS encoding TetR/AcrR family transcriptional regulator, with protein MTADTSSSTSDRLLEAAAELLREGGLEAVSTRAVAAAAGTQPPILYRRFGDKSGLLEAVTLYVLEDYIAKKRKVLRQSDDAVADLRRMWDLFVDFGLSQPECFALIYGHARRGEAISAAAETTVTLLQSAIARIADEGKLCMSVERATDLFQSCGVGFVITQIAVSAAKRDPELSDIARENALAGIMGRSTSGKVRTTLAGRATALRQSLDNSDLPLTHAERSLMVEWLNRIADKQRR; from the coding sequence ATGACGGCCGATACGAGTTCATCAACCTCGGATCGGCTTCTTGAGGCAGCGGCCGAACTTCTGCGCGAGGGAGGTCTCGAGGCGGTATCCACGCGCGCGGTGGCGGCCGCTGCAGGTACACAACCGCCGATCCTCTACCGCCGATTCGGCGACAAGAGCGGCCTGCTCGAGGCGGTCACTCTTTACGTTCTCGAGGATTACATAGCCAAGAAACGTAAGGTTCTGAGGCAGTCGGATGATGCCGTTGCCGACCTGCGGCGGATGTGGGACCTGTTCGTGGACTTCGGCCTCTCACAGCCTGAGTGTTTCGCCTTGATCTACGGGCATGCACGACGGGGCGAAGCAATCTCGGCGGCCGCCGAGACGACGGTGACTCTCCTGCAGAGCGCGATTGCTCGAATAGCCGACGAGGGCAAACTGTGCATGAGCGTCGAACGTGCGACAGACCTGTTTCAGTCCTGCGGTGTGGGTTTCGTCATCACGCAGATTGCGGTTTCTGCAGCCAAACGCGATCCGGAGCTGAGCGACATCGCCCGCGAGAACGCCCTCGCGGGCATCATGGGGAGGTCAACATCAGGAAAAGTGCGCACTACGTTGGCGGGCCGAGCCACAGCGCTGCGACAATCTCTCGACAACAGCGATCTACCCCTGACGCACGCTGAACGTAGCTTGATGGTGGAGTGGCTGAACCGTATCGCCGACAAACAGCGTCGCTAG
- a CDS encoding biotin/lipoyl-containing protein produces MATREDLRIPLLDNVITVGSVTRWLAVDGERVQPGDVVAEVRVGRAETDVVVHRTGRLRHLVSVAAHKPVGTAIARVVDAEFGASSAPADPVAPAGVPGRRHCEFVLRPRTTDAHVVSAVNAVVAPRAEVVRAQRTGVAGVDYPPLPAGCEVAVGVGAVTERVVVVSAPDGTPAIAVRPTVTIGLTYSAAHDVEALLDEIGKALPSTGTDTGRA; encoded by the coding sequence ATGGCCACTCGTGAGGATCTGCGTATCCCGTTGCTCGACAACGTCATAACTGTCGGCAGCGTCACCCGCTGGTTGGCCGTCGATGGAGAGCGGGTGCAGCCCGGTGACGTCGTCGCCGAGGTGCGAGTCGGTAGGGCTGAAACCGATGTCGTCGTGCACAGAACCGGACGGCTGCGGCACCTGGTGTCGGTCGCAGCGCACAAACCGGTGGGTACCGCGATCGCCCGTGTGGTCGATGCCGAGTTCGGTGCGAGCAGCGCTCCCGCGGATCCGGTGGCCCCGGCAGGTGTGCCGGGCCGACGTCACTGCGAGTTCGTACTTCGCCCGCGAACAACGGACGCTCACGTGGTTTCGGCGGTGAATGCAGTGGTTGCGCCACGCGCGGAAGTCGTCCGGGCCCAGCGGACAGGCGTGGCCGGGGTGGACTATCCACCCTTACCTGCGGGCTGCGAGGTGGCGGTGGGCGTCGGCGCAGTGACCGAACGGGTGGTAGTGGTGTCCGCGCCGGACGGCACACCGGCCATCGCCGTCCGCCCCACCGTGACGATCGGCCTGACCTACTCGGCAGCACACGACGTCGAGGCATTGTTGGACGAGATCGGCAAGGCGCTGCCGTCGACGGGAACCGACACAGGACGTGCGTGA
- a CDS encoding alpha-ketoacid dehydrogenase subunit beta, translated as MPEQRQLTYAESVNAALRRALDEDPTTLLFGEDIAIPGGVFGVTKGLRKQFGDRVFDTPISESAILGGAVGAALVGRRPIVEIMWADFSLVAFDQIVNQAANVRYVSRGRLTAPITIRTQQGTAPGACAQHSQSLEALFAHIPGLQVCMPVTHQDAHDLLLSAVHSDDPTIVIENRTLYHGRKEPVDLGAAVGDVGGARVRREGAHLTIVTWGAMLHEALSAAADLEAQGIDTEVIDMRWIRPLDIETVLDSLAKTGNLLVVHEAHVVGGVGAEIVAAVAESGIELRNPPVRIGMPDARIPAAPSLLAALAPGRSHIVEQATALAGSGMVRA; from the coding sequence ATGCCTGAACAACGCCAGCTGACCTATGCAGAGTCGGTCAACGCCGCCCTGCGTCGCGCGCTGGATGAGGACCCCACGACACTGCTCTTCGGAGAGGACATCGCGATTCCTGGTGGCGTCTTCGGCGTCACCAAAGGGCTGCGAAAGCAATTCGGCGACAGGGTGTTCGACACACCGATCTCCGAATCGGCGATCCTCGGTGGCGCGGTAGGAGCGGCATTGGTGGGCCGGCGCCCGATCGTCGAGATCATGTGGGCGGACTTCTCTTTGGTGGCATTCGATCAGATCGTCAATCAGGCCGCCAACGTGCGTTACGTGTCCCGTGGGCGGCTCACCGCACCCATCACCATCCGCACCCAGCAGGGCACCGCTCCCGGGGCGTGCGCGCAACACTCGCAGAGTCTGGAGGCACTGTTTGCACACATTCCGGGTCTGCAGGTCTGCATGCCGGTCACCCACCAAGATGCTCACGACCTGTTGTTGAGCGCCGTGCACTCTGATGACCCCACCATCGTGATCGAGAATCGAACGCTTTATCACGGTCGAAAGGAGCCGGTCGACCTCGGCGCTGCGGTGGGTGACGTGGGTGGGGCCCGGGTGCGTCGCGAAGGCGCTCACCTGACCATCGTGACGTGGGGCGCAATGCTTCATGAAGCGCTATCTGCAGCAGCCGATCTCGAAGCGCAGGGCATCGACACCGAAGTCATCGACATGCGGTGGATCCGGCCGCTGGACATCGAGACCGTACTGGACAGTCTGGCCAAGACCGGCAACCTTCTGGTCGTCCACGAGGCGCACGTCGTCGGTGGTGTCGGCGCGGAGATCGTGGCTGCCGTCGCCGAGAGCGGCATCGAACTGCGGAACCCGCCTGTCCGGATCGGCATGCCCGATGCGCGGATCCCAGCCGCGCCGTCGCTGCTGGCAGCGCTCGCACCCGGTCGATCGCACATCGTCGAGCAGGCCACCGCGCTGGCGGGCTCGGGCATGGTGAGAGCCTGA
- a CDS encoding thiamine pyrophosphate-dependent dehydrogenase E1 component subunit alpha has product MQRIRAFEEEVARLRAAGSVVGSVHLCNGQEAIYVGASNALDLPRDLVFPTYRGHGWAIACGTPLEGLFAELMGRETGVNGGRGGSAYLSSPDHGMMGENSIVGAGAPIAAGAALAARYDGSGRVCLAAFGDGAVNQGAVHEAFNFAATMQLPVIFLVENNHWSELTPITATTVSDRLFKRASGYGMPGVRVDGNDVDLVEHTVRTAVDRARSGAGPTLIEAMTDRIVGHYIGDAQTYRTKDELETLKRQEPIVRLRAALIEQGVSADLIDDRLAGVTSEVARACARAAEARNAEPTTVKDHLYA; this is encoded by the coding sequence ATGCAACGCATCAGGGCATTCGAAGAAGAGGTCGCCCGACTACGGGCGGCCGGATCGGTGGTGGGCTCGGTGCACTTGTGCAACGGGCAGGAAGCCATCTACGTCGGAGCGTCGAACGCGCTGGATCTCCCTCGGGATCTGGTGTTTCCCACCTACCGCGGACACGGCTGGGCAATCGCGTGTGGAACCCCGCTGGAGGGTCTGTTCGCCGAACTCATGGGCCGAGAAACCGGTGTCAACGGGGGCCGCGGCGGCTCGGCGTACCTCTCCTCGCCCGATCACGGAATGATGGGGGAGAACTCGATCGTCGGAGCCGGCGCACCGATCGCGGCGGGGGCCGCACTGGCGGCCCGGTACGACGGATCCGGCCGGGTTTGCCTGGCCGCCTTCGGCGACGGTGCTGTCAACCAGGGTGCCGTTCACGAGGCCTTCAACTTCGCGGCCACGATGCAACTCCCGGTGATCTTCCTCGTGGAGAACAATCACTGGTCAGAACTCACTCCGATCACCGCAACCACCGTGTCGGACAGACTGTTCAAACGAGCCTCCGGGTACGGGATGCCCGGCGTCCGAGTGGACGGAAACGATGTTGACCTCGTGGAGCACACGGTGCGCACCGCGGTGGACCGCGCCCGCTCCGGTGCCGGGCCCACCCTCATCGAAGCGATGACCGACCGCATAGTCGGCCACTACATCGGCGACGCGCAGACCTACCGAACCAAGGATGAGCTCGAGACACTCAAACGGCAGGAGCCCATCGTGCGGCTGCGCGCCGCGCTTATCGAGCAAGGCGTTTCAGCCGATCTGATCGACGACCGACTGGCTGGTGTGACCAGCGAGGTGGCTCGCGCCTGCGCTCGGGCAGCTGAGGCCCGCAACGCCGAACCCACGACAGTGAAGGATCACCTCTATGCCTGA
- a CDS encoding SDR family NAD(P)-dependent oxidoreductase, translating into MRGTAVVTGGASGIGASVVDRLEREGFDVAVFDLAGGTHTVDVCDEAAVGEAIDDVATRYGRLDVVVAAAGGGSGRLGDNRASSLDPDVLRKSLELNLFGTVHVCTAASPHLVRAGQGAIVTVGSVNGVETTPDGSYAHYGTAKAALAGYTRYLAQDLAPAGIRVNHVAPGPVGTDRMKAKYAAAGVDQALGIPVGRAAAPSEIADAIWFLADPTAAFLTGATLVIHGGLVRAI; encoded by the coding sequence TTGAGAGGGACGGCGGTCGTCACCGGTGGCGCGTCGGGAATCGGTGCCAGTGTGGTGGACAGGCTGGAACGCGAAGGTTTCGACGTCGCAGTTTTCGATCTCGCCGGCGGCACTCACACCGTCGACGTATGTGATGAAGCCGCTGTCGGAGAAGCCATCGACGACGTGGCCACCCGATACGGGCGACTCGACGTGGTGGTCGCCGCTGCCGGCGGTGGCAGCGGCCGACTGGGTGACAATCGCGCATCCAGCCTGGACCCCGATGTGCTCAGAAAGTCACTCGAACTGAACCTTTTCGGCACGGTTCACGTGTGCACGGCAGCAAGCCCGCACCTGGTGCGTGCCGGTCAGGGCGCCATCGTGACGGTGGGGTCCGTCAACGGTGTCGAGACCACACCCGATGGAAGTTACGCCCACTACGGCACCGCGAAGGCCGCGTTGGCCGGTTACACCCGATACCTCGCCCAGGATCTGGCACCGGCCGGGATCCGGGTCAATCACGTCGCGCCGGGACCGGTCGGAACCGACAGGATGAAGGCCAAATACGCTGCGGCCGGCGTGGATCAGGCGCTCGGCATTCCCGTCGGCCGGGCTGCCGCGCCATCCGAGATCGCCGACGCGATCTGGTTCCTGGCCGACCCCACAGCCGCTTTCCTGACCGGTGCCACCCTGGTGATCCACGGTGGCCTGGTCCGCGCCATCTGA
- a CDS encoding IclR family transcriptional regulator, whose protein sequence is MTEIDDPVTEKTSEATVLQTLTRGLEVLEAITERNGRATAKSLARQLGLKQSTCYHLLRTLRADGYIVRLPGGQFDVGPRGAELGKAIVGRTGPSPELSAILTRLHNKTRETAYVCGWFHGTIQRQQVLTGTHSLTVKNMGVGYVGNMHARASCQAVLAFLPESQVSTMFDGVELTRLTENTITSYSELVDELRTVRRRGYALDLEGFEHDICCVSAPFFEPNGAPAGSFSVSVPVSRFAQARRMLVDDVREAGVLATKHLRSGRVVEPAIDDANAVPAAEALR, encoded by the coding sequence GTGACCGAGATCGACGACCCCGTCACCGAGAAAACGTCGGAGGCAACCGTTTTACAGACCTTGACCCGAGGTCTGGAAGTGCTCGAAGCGATCACCGAGCGCAACGGTCGGGCCACCGCAAAGAGTCTGGCGCGCCAACTCGGACTCAAGCAGAGTACGTGCTATCACCTGTTGCGCACGCTGCGGGCCGATGGCTACATCGTCCGGCTGCCCGGCGGGCAGTTCGATGTAGGACCACGGGGAGCCGAGTTGGGCAAGGCTATCGTCGGCCGGACCGGTCCCTCACCGGAGCTGTCGGCGATCCTGACCCGGTTGCACAACAAGACACGCGAAACCGCTTATGTCTGTGGATGGTTCCACGGCACGATCCAGCGGCAGCAGGTTCTGACCGGCACGCATTCGCTGACCGTGAAAAACATGGGTGTCGGTTACGTCGGCAACATGCACGCGCGCGCGTCGTGCCAGGCTGTCCTCGCATTCTTGCCGGAAAGTCAGGTCAGCACCATGTTCGACGGCGTGGAGCTGACCCGCCTGACGGAGAACACCATCACCTCCTACAGCGAGTTGGTGGACGAACTGCGCACGGTTCGTCGCCGAGGTTATGCCTTGGACCTGGAGGGGTTCGAGCACGACATCTGCTGTGTCTCAGCGCCGTTCTTCGAACCGAACGGTGCGCCGGCGGGATCGTTCAGCGTGTCGGTGCCGGTGTCCAGATTCGCGCAGGCCCGCCGCATGCTCGTCGACGATGTACGGGAAGCCGGTGTGCTGGCCACCAAGCATCTGCGCAGTGGACGCGTGGTCGAGCCTGCCATTGACGATGCCAACGCGGTCCCCGCTGCGGAGGCGTTGCGTTGA